From Myxococcales bacterium:
TCGCGGCAACGCGCTCCTGCAAGGCGCAAGATCTGAAGTTCGCGTGGCCCCTCGCCGGCGATGCCGCCAAGGTGTGGGCCACGAGCAACTACACGGACCTCGATAGCTCATCGGGCAAGAAGGACTACAAGGGTGGCGTCGGTCCGGCCGCGATCAACTACGACGGCCACCGCGGCTATGACATCTGCGTGGGTTCATTTCGCGAGATGGACACGAACGCGGTCCCCGCGCGCGCGGCCGCGCCGGGCAAGGTCATCGAGGTCGACGACGCACATTTCGATCGCAACACATCTTGCACGGGCACGTGGAACTACGTCCTCGTCGAACACGCGAACGGGTTCGTCTCGTACTACGGGCACATCAAGAAGGGCTCCGCCTCCGTCAAAGTGAACGACATGGTCACCACGGGTCAAGCGCTCGGCATCGTCGGCAGCGCCGGATGCTCCACGCACCCGCACCTCCACTTCGAAGTGCACGACTGCGACAACGCGTGGATTGAGCCGGCGCAACACGGCATGTGGCAGGTCGCCCCATCGTCTTACGAGAAGTCCGGCATCTTGGACGTCATGCTCCGCGCCACGGGAAACGAAAATGGCGGACTGAGCGTGGCATCCATCAAGGACCCGTCGCCGAACCCGACCACGGTGGCCAAGAATCAGTGGCTGCACGTGGGATTCTCGGCAGCCCTTCGTTCGGGTGACGAAGTGCACGTGCGCGTCACGACGATCGGCGGCGACATCAAGAACTCCTACTGGACGCCCGACGGACGCTACAGCCAACGCGTTGTCTACTTCGACAGCTACAAGATGGCGTCGGTGGGCCCTGCGTACATCTCCGTGTTCGTCAACGGTTCGCTCAAAGCGATCCGCATGGTCACGGTGCAGTAGCGACCGCATCGCGCGCCGGCCGAACGGTCCTCATTCGCCGCACGGCTCACGCCCATCCGCCTCCCCTGTCGCAGCGGAGCGGCCAGGGATCATCGCAAGAGCCTGCAGCTCGCACACGGAGCTCACGCGAGCGAATTCGCTCGTTCGGGGCGCAGCGCGCCCCGATGAGCTCAAGCTGCCCGTGCGGGCGCGATGAGCACCGCGGTCACTGAGGAAGAAGGACCGCGTCGACGACGTGAATGACGCCGTTGGAGCACGCGATATCCGCCTTCACGACTTTGGCGCCGTTGATCATGACGGCTCCTGCATTCTGGGAGATCTTCACGTCCGAGCCCTGGACCGTCTTTGCAGCGTTCAGCGCT
This genomic window contains:
- a CDS encoding M23 family metallopeptidase; this encodes TSLAFSFFAASFAIAPASAAPPVAKPAVGPAPVAAPARPAAPVVAAATTDDPPSMIGIASLQTVPAAAKLKPTDAVKRVPTAVALEEVEQLRPVITKAAKRVVAATRSCKAQDLKFAWPLAGDAAKVWATSNYTDLDSSSGKKDYKGGVGPAAINYDGHRGYDICVGSFREMDTNAVPARAAAPGKVIEVDDAHFDRNTSCTGTWNYVLVEHANGFVSYYGHIKKGSASVKVNDMVTTGQALGIVGSAGCSTHPHLHFEVHDCDNAWIEPAQHGMWQVAPSSYEKSGILDVMLRATGNENGGLSVASIKDPSPNPTTVAKNQWLHVGFSAALRSGDEVHVRVTTIGGDIKNSYWTPDGRYSQRVVYFDSYKMASVGPAYISVFVNGSLKAIRMVTVQ